A DNA window from Anas acuta chromosome 4, bAnaAcu1.1, whole genome shotgun sequence contains the following coding sequences:
- the CNGA1 gene encoding cyclic nucleotide-gated channel alpha-1 codes for MKVGVIETHHSHTIIPSVVVQDTSEDPGLMDKGENRYARQRHLPGAFAHYNINNNSNKDEEKKKKKEKKSKSENKKDGEAQKNKEKKEKNKNKDKSKKKENTEEKKKEIFIIDPAGNMYYNWLFCITMPVMYNWTMIIARACFDELQHDYLVVWFIVDYVSDIIYIADMFVRTRTGYLEQGLLVKEEQKLREKYKSSLQFKLDFLSIIPTDLLYFKVGLNYPELRINRLLRVARMFEFFQRTETRTNYPNIFRISNLVMYIVIIIHWNACVYYSISKAIGFGADTWVYPNTSHPEFARLVRKYVYSLYWSTLTLTTIGETPPPVRDSEYFFVVVDFLVGVLIFATIVGNVGSMISNMNAARAEFQAKIDAIKQYMHFRNVSKDMEKRVIKWFDYLWTNKKAVDEREVLKYLPDKLRAEIAINVHLETLKKVRIFADCEAGLLVELVLKLQPQVYSPGDYICRKGDIGREMYIIKEGKLAVVADDGITQFVVLSDGSYFGEISILNIKGSKAGNRRTANIRSIGYSDLFCLSKDDLMEALTEYPDAKAMLEEKGKQILMKDGLLDIELANLGSDPKDLEEKVAYMEGSMDRLQTKFARLLAEYDAAQQKLKKRLTQIEKILKPVIEQEFADLEELDPSADKPGVSKAE; via the exons agaagaaaaagaaaaaagaaaagaagag caagtcagaaaataaaaaggatggagaagcacagaagaacaaggaaaaaaaggaaaaaaacaaaaataaagataagtccaagaagaaagaaaacactgaaga gaagaagaaagagattttCATTATTGATCCAGCAGGAAATATGTATTACAACTGGTTGTTTTGCATCACAATGCCTGTCATGTACAACTGGACGATGATTATTGCTAG AGCCTGTTTTGATGAGCTTCAGCATGACTACTTGGTGGTATGGTTTATTGTTGATTATGTTTCTGACATCATCTATATTGCTGACATGTTTGTACGGACAAGAACAG GTTACCTGGAGCAAGGTCTTCTGGtgaaagaagaacaaaagcttAGAGAGAAATATAAGAGTTCCTTACAATTCAAATTAGATTTTCTGTCAATCATACCAACTGACCTCTTATACTTTAAGGTAGGACTGAATTACCCAGAACTAAGAATAAATCGACTACTCAGAGTTGCTCGGATGTTTGAATTCTTCCAGAGAACAGAAACAAGGACAAACTACCCAAATATCTTCAGAATCTCTAACCTTGTCATGTACATCGTGATTATTATTCACTGGAATGCCTGTGTGTACTACTCGATCTCAAAGGCTATTGGATTTGGGGCTGACACATGGGTCTACCCCAACACCTCCCATCCTGAATTTGCCCGTCTGGTTAGAAAGTACGTCTATAGTCTCTACTGGTCAACACTGACCCTGACTACTATCGGTGAAACGCCCCCTCCTGTAAGGGATTCTGAGTATTTCTTTGTGGTCGTTGACTTCTTGGTTGGAGTATTGATTTTTGCTACCATTGTTGGTAACGTCGGTTCTATGATCTCCAACATGAATGCTGCCAGGGCAGAGTTTCAAGCAAAGATTGATGCTATCAAGCAGTATATGCACTTTCGGAACGTAAGTAAAGATATGGAAAAAAGAGTTATAAAGTGGTTTGACTATCTGTGGACAAACAAAAAGGCTGTGGATGAAAGGGAAGTCTTGAAGTACCTGCCAGACAAACTAAGAGCAGAGATTGCAATCAACGTTCACCTTGAAACACTAAAAAAGGTTCGGATTTTTGCAGACTGTGAAGCTGGTCTTCTGGTTGAGCTAGTTTTGAAACTCCAACCACAAGTATACAGTCCTGGGGATTATATTTGcagaaaaggagatattggaCGAGAAATGTACATTATCAAAGAAGGCAAACTTGCAGTAGTCGCTGATGATGGAATAACGCAATTTGTGGTCCTAAGTGATGGCAGCTATTTTGGAGAAATCAGCATTCTTAATATCAAAGGTAGCAAAGCTGGCAATCGAAGAACAGCCAATATTAGAAGTATTGGATACTCAGATTTGTTCTGTTTGTCTAAAGATGATCTCATGGAGGCTTTAACAGAGTATCCAGATGCAAAGGCaatgctggaagaaaaaggaaagcaaatccTAATGAAAGATGGGTTGCTGGACATTGAACTTGCAAATTTAGGAAGCGATCCTAAAGATCTGGAAGAGAAGGTTGCTTACATGGAAGGCTCAATGGACAGATTACAAACAAAGTTTGCCAGGTTGTTGGCTGAGTATGATGCTGCAcaacagaaactgaagaaaagactTACACAAATCGAGAAAATATTGAAGCCAGTTATAGAGCAAGAATTTGCAGACTTGGAAGAACTAGATCCATCTGCAGATAAACCTGGAGTAtccaaagcagaataa